A stretch of Carya illinoinensis cultivar Pawnee chromosome 14, C.illinoinensisPawnee_v1, whole genome shotgun sequence DNA encodes these proteins:
- the LOC122294811 gene encoding histone deacetylase HDT1-like: MEFWGVEVKAGQPLKVKPGEDKVLHLSQASLGESKAKGNESVPLLLKFDDQKLVLGTLSTENFPQLSFDLVFEKEFELSHNWKHGSVYFFGYKAFTPEEEDHDDFDSDSEDELEDLPLNSIENGKAGSIVATQSIASKPESSEKKVKLVEPKKDDEDDDSSDQDDDDDDDDEDDDDDAMLVESGDESDEDEETPKKAELGKKRPSDSATKTPVPAKKAKSATPQKTDGKKGVHTATPHPSKKAGKTPANSDQSKAQTPKSGGQYSCKSCSKSFGSETGLQSHTKAKHSGN, encoded by the exons ATGGAGTTTTGGG GTGTTGAAGTCAAGGCAGGACAGCCTCTAAAAGTAAAACCTGGCGAGGATAAGGTCCTACATCTTTCACAG GCATCTTTGGGTGAGTCTAAGGCCAAGGGAAATGAATCTGTTCCTCTCTTGTTGAAGTTTGATGATCAGAAACTTGTCTTGGGAACCCTTTCCACAGAGAACTTCCCTCAGCTATCTTTTGATTTGGTTTTTGAAAAGGAGTTTGAGCTCTCTCACAACTGGAAACATGGGAGTGTCTACTTTTTCGGTTACAAAGCTTTTACCCCAGAAGA GGAGGATCATGATG ATTTTGATTCTGATTCAGAGGACGAGTTGGAGGATTTGCCATTGAACAGCATAGAGAATG GTAAGGCTGGTTCAATAGTTGCAACTCAAAGCATTGCTTCCAAGCCGGAGTCTTCTGAAAAGAAGGTTAAGCTTGTAGAACCAAAgaaagatgatgaggatgatgattCTAGTGATCAG GATGATGACGATgacgatgatgatgaagatgatgacgaCGATGCGATGTTAGTAGAGTCTGGTGATGAGTCTGATGAGGATGAAGAAACACCCAAGAAG GCTGAACTGGGCAAGAAGAGACCCTCTGATTCTGCAACCAAAACTCCTGTTCCTGCTAAAAAGGCAAAATCAGCTACTCCTCAAAAGACag ATGGTAAGAAGGGTGTTCATACAGCAACTCCGCATCCTTCCAAGAAGGCTGGAAAGACTCCTGCTAATAGTGATCAATCCAAGGCACAGACCCCAAAATCTGGCGGCCAATACTCTTGCAAATCTTGCAGCAA GAGTTTCGGCTCAGAAACTGGTCTTCAGTCTCACACAAAGGCCAAACATAGTGGCAATTAA